The Phragmites australis chromosome 15, lpPhrAust1.1, whole genome shotgun sequence genome window below encodes:
- the LOC133892036 gene encoding uncharacterized protein LOC133892036 isoform X2: MDREAKKEAFRKYLESSGVMDTLTKVLVALYEENDKPSSAVEFVQQKLGGPSISDYEKLKAEKLDLQLKYNELLDTHKETCRQLEGLKNMKYGAPWN, encoded by the exons ATG GATAGAGAAGCCAAGAAAGAAGCGTTCAGGAAGTATCTTGAATCCAGTGGTGTGATGGATACTCTCACGAAAG TTCTTGTTGCATTGTATGAGGAGAACGACAAGCCATCATCTGCTGTCGA ATTTGTTCAGCAGAAGTTGGGTGGTCCATCGATTTCCGACTATGAAAAGCTCAAGGCTGAGAAGTTGGACTTGCAGTTGAAGTACAATGAGCTTTTAGATACCCACAAGGAAACATGCAGACAG CTGGAGGGACTTAAGAATATGAAGTACGGTGCACCCTGGAACTGA
- the LOC133892036 gene encoding uncharacterized protein LOC133892036 isoform X1, protein MDTLTKVLVALYEENDKPSSAVEFVQQKLGGPSISDYEKLKAEKLDLQLKYNELLDTHKETCRQLEGLKNMKYGAPWN, encoded by the exons ATGGATACTCTCACGAAAG TTCTTGTTGCATTGTATGAGGAGAACGACAAGCCATCATCTGCTGTCGA ATTTGTTCAGCAGAAGTTGGGTGGTCCATCGATTTCCGACTATGAAAAGCTCAAGGCTGAGAAGTTGGACTTGCAGTTGAAGTACAATGAGCTTTTAGATACCCACAAGGAAACATGCAGACAG CTGGAGGGACTTAAGAATATGAAGTACGGTGCACCCTGGAACTGA